A region of the Parasteatoda tepidariorum isolate YZ-2023 chromosome 7, CAS_Ptep_4.0, whole genome shotgun sequence genome:
aacttttatttaaactaacacTAATTATACTGTGTGATGTACTGTATAACTTAAATGGTACAGTATttgagcaataaaatttaaaattgctcacCGTAACCACCAGTTGTTCCATATCCACCACTGCCTTGCTGATTGTAATAGCCACTGTAATCATAATTACCATATCCTCCTCCATAGCCACTGCCATATCCATAATCATATCCACCACCATAGTTTCCGTATCCACCGCCATAGCCTTGATTGTAGCCATATCCGCCAGATTGCTGTCCATACCCACCAGATCCGTATGCTCCAGGAGCATTCCAACCTTGAGGTGCAGGGGGAATAGGACCTAAATTTGAAGAGATCAAATTAAAGTAAGGACTACTCTTAAGGTAAGGTTACCAAGTTAATGCAACAAAACAATACTGACCTCCACGACCTCTGGCTCCTCTACCACGAGCAGCTCCACGGCCACCAGCAAAACCAGCTCCCCATGCAGCTCATGGTCCGCCTCTACCACCACCTAACCTTGGATCAGGTTTATTGGTAGCTTTCTTAACATCACATTCTTTATTTCCAATCTTCTGCTTAGATTGCTTGCAAGATTGTTCACATGCATCTTCAGTTTCAaatgtaacaaaacaaaactgtCTTCGCTGATTTTTAACTTTGTCAAATGgaagttcaatattttcaacCTAAGAATTTAACAAGGTATTAAACACCATTCAACTCTTggcaaaaaaaaagaggaaaaaaaaaaaagaaaaagtggatTATACTTTACCTTTCCGTATTTTTCAAAGTAAGCCCTGATGTCAGATTCAGGATAGTCAATATCTAGTCCAccaacaaagatttttttaattccaggCCTTGCTTTTGCCCTCTTAGGATCGATCTGCTTTCCTTTGATATTATGAGGGacattctttaaaacattatcaACTGTCTCATCTAATGCAAATGTGATGAAAGCAAACCCTCTAGACTTTCCAGTAGCTGGATCAGTCTTGATTGTGACATCAGTCACATCACCAAATTTGCAGAAATATTCTTTAAGAtcctctaaaataatttaatttgatataattagtatgttttaatagttatttttattatgctaaGATTTTTGAGCAAAGGGCTACACGCTAAAGTATTTAGACAGACACATTAAGGTAATTATAGGTGGTAATTGACAGTAATAATGaggaaaatgttatataaaCTTTGTTCTAGGcactaaattaaatactttagtttaaaattagaaactgcaaaactgattacttaataagtaaaacaatcgattcactagaaaaaaattcagaaactgaaattaaaaacaatgggaaatgctcatttttaataacattacataatacaaaatcttcaacataatacaaaatattcaacatttagtaaggaatatattttaaatacttgtttaCAACTCTTTATGATCAATACCAGGAATCTGTctaggccgaatttactaccgtttagcggtacttTCACAAATTCTACTTCaggaaaaatggtagtttcacaaaatactttcttaaaattttatttttgcataccttaagaaactataaatccatatttgtgttaattttttaatataatttttaatttttcaaaaattatgtctaaattttcacaaaataggtacctctcagaaaaacctagacagacccctgaatacttttattatttacactTAATACACATATTAACCAGGGTTAGCCAAGTGGgcccaattttaaaaaatccgtcTGGGTTTTATTAGGTGGGTTCaccttggaaaaaaaaaacatttggaaCGCAAAGtgggttttttaaatttggttgaaaAAGAAGTATCGCGGAAGTTAACAAATATATACGATATGTGTAgccaggggtgattgtgagcccaagtaataattccggaaaatttcttgagttaaaaaaaaaaaacagttaaattgaaaaattagaaaaaatttaaacactttttttcccctttttctcaatatttcttagtttacttaaaatatatttaaaattttacacatacctataccatttacacatacctatacctggagaagtaattaaaatttacaaatatgtctttcttgagtttaacaactatttactgataacaactatttactgataaaaaatgaatattaatcatgaatataagctattataaagtatctctctggctcacccttacaaacaaataaaataaactgtgtttttaagttccacctttgaaaatttgatttccggaaatcttcggaaacttccggatcactgttaacaaaaaatccggaaatccggattttttttccggagcacaatcagtcCTGTGTAGCAAGCCCATGGACGggcaaatgagaaaaaaactgcttaatgccccaaatatgaaattatactaGATGGAGTTAATACTGTGAAAGCTTTTACCAATAATTACTATATATATCATGGGATTGCTCttgaacatcaaaataaattttaaaaaaatatgtcaacaGAATACAAGTCTTTcaactgtttaataaaatatgtcaaCAGCTTTAAACAGAAACACTAATTTCAGAAGCTGTTGAAATAATGATTAACTTACTATCGTGAGATGAATTAGAACCCTATAaacaacattttgtaaaaagattccATCAGGCTGTTCAGCCACCTCATTTATTAGCATAaatcttaagattttttaaatattttaaagatttcatttgaaaattttattctgtttcttttaatcatattctattaaaaaaattctattaagtgatatattaacaaatttaaagtgttctggttttaaaaaatgcttttcaactttattaatttatttttcgaaattaaaaatattaagttaaattttcttatcgaaaaataaagtcttaaaagtttaatatttgaagaaggggtttttcaatttcactttctattaaccttattaaaataacatcaggggtctgtttataagaaatttgggtccgttaacggaaccttcacaaaatatcttttcataaaaacagacccttcacaaaatattttaacttaaaaacggacccttcacaaaatgatttttcttttaatcggacccttcacaaatttgtttatcttcattattcttttgttaatcgaattaacccttcccagggcagaaaacaagaaaagacgaattagttttgtcttcggcagacgattgttccattattcgtccgaaattaatattctgcgtccagcagtataggctaaatgccaaatatttgcatgttgcatccctaatttagaagcagcaattgctgtttgcttttgaaaattttatttttttattataattttacagtgccgagcataatcatgtatctatttacaatttaaaaactccttgaaaaagttttttNcaatttaaaaactcattgaaaaagttttttgcaattacCGGACCCAATTTGCACAAATtgataaaagcggaccctggttaaaagaatgtgaaatttttttttccgcaaTTTCATGAAAACCGGACCAAATCAGCACGCACACAAAGAGTGTCAAAAGTAATaactaaatttctaaattcGAGCATCATATTAGtaatgtattgaaaatattaggATTTACAAAACTGCGTAAATTCATAGTGTTAACCATGGGGGGGGCGATCAAATAACTACATtgagtgcaatttttttaaaccttttgttCATATTGCAGGTTGTGCATCTCTACACtagagtaaaaaaagaaaagactatTTCAGATTCAGAGGAAAAAAGTGTCATCTATGGTTTGCTGCTTAGGCAAGTGACATTTTTAGAGGATTTTtttgaatcgaaaaaaaaaaatttatataataattgaaagacAGTTCAATCCAATGGATCATTTCACGAGTGACTTCTGTCTTCCTGACTGATAATTGATACTtgcttaaatatgaaaaatccaaatgaataaactttataaattataagctttaaaaattgcaatagacTAATCGTTAAAAACAGTACCAATGTTAAAAACAGTACTATAAACTTAAGATTGATTAAAACTGATCTTGCCATGCAAGATTGAAAAGTTACTCATTACaagtaattcaaattataatttcatagcTTAAGCTGCATTACGctgttattaactttaaaaaaaattgcacaagaaaataaacataaattatttaacaaataaatttaatttcactgttcaagtaaaaaaatattagatattacTTACTTTGATCAGTGTCCCAGCTTATTCCACCAACAAAAAGTTTCCTGCAAAacggaaaataatataagagaTTCGTAAGAGCTTAAAATATACctttatctcttaaatttttctcttccttatcaaaaaaattaagcaatactTAAGGAGTAAATCAAAACAGGCAATAAGATTAATTTGGGCATATCAAGGcttgaatttaagaaatatatgcCAGGTGACCATTTTTAAATGTCCATCAGAAATAGAGATAAAGGtagttgtttaaaatataaaacaaaatacaatatgTTTGAAgactaagaaaaattttaataacttatctTTCAGGTAAGTTTAATTATACAACTAATTTTACTGAAAgtatataaaatcttatttttctaaagtctttaaacaaaatttttaccaaagcaaaAAGGTTTTACCTTAACACtcaaaaattatcaacttaaactttatattttccattataCTTTATCAAATTTCTCCTTGTAAATGTACATAAGTGATTCGTCTACaaggtttaaatattaaataaaattttgctttgacAAAAACTCGAAAAACTATCTTTAATAACTTACAGATACACAATTGAAAAATCTAtgaaattcagaatttaaaaaagcataataaaataaattaatcattttaactaTAAGTTATCTTATAGCAATATGTATACTTGATTTTacacaaaatcaattttaaaattttgaagaccaTCATTGGGGAGAGTTTAATTGGTTACATTAACATCttctatattttaaacacataCTTGTCTTATAAGAGTTCGTTATCTTCGTTACGTTAATTCACGAAATTACTTATATAATGAGATGCTCCCCAATAGTTAATATAATCCATTAATCTTTCTTAGGCACCAATTCTTCCATTTTAGCTAATACAGAAGCTAAAAACATACCTCCACCAGATCCACATCAACTTTTTGCATCATCATATTCAACTCTTGCATTGGAGACACAGGAAAAGGCAAGTCGAGAAACCTAAGCAAATCTCCACTGCTTCTAAAATGATGCAATCCAGTATAAGTCTTGTCAATAAATTCTCAATGCCATTTAaagttgtttcttttaaatttggctCTTGAATTTAATTGATCTAAGTATTGCTCTTGGTTTCTTAATTACGTTAATCATTCTTAAATTCAGGCAGATGAACGATTAATCCTTTAATGAATTATCTTCTTGTgcatgatataaattatttttaattgtgctGGTGTAttactttaacattaaaaatcaaatgcatAGCATTTAGTTCAAACTTATCCATCAGTTGACTTGAAatcatgcaaattaattttaccttatataaaataagatttccaaaaacttgatttaaaaacatgaaactagtttaaaactgaaaaatgtaagaatttagaatttcataACATATGCTACATGTATGAGAAAAATCGCTACAGAAGTATTAATTGATAGAGccatatatatttagaaataaactatCAATACATCCACTACAAGAAACagcaacaataaaatacatgaaatttcCAGTATAATCTAATATGCATAATGCATtcatgaaaatcaaatttagattaatattcaaattagtCGTGGAAATTTCCCaaacaagcaataaaatttgtaacGTTTATGGCAAGCCATTAATGATACTGCAACTATCAACAACTTAACAAATAATCTTAAGTAAATTCCTTCAGATAAAATAgcgaaaatttaccaaaaattaaacTACGCATTATTTCTTCACAGAAATCCAAATTTACGTTAATCAAAATGCATCAAAAGAAATGAACCCTAAATCATCCACaagaaattacatatttaaacgTTATCTATatggattaaaattataatttcttcacGTAACACCtacaacaaaaaattgtataataatctgaaaaagaGATATAGTTAATGTGTTACAATTAGTAGACAATCTTTGGCCCGCCACATCACCGACAACAAAATGGCAAGACATTAGTATTAGCCGCCATATTGAATTCGACATTCAAGAGaacaaagaaataatgaatataacaaaattatttaaaaaaataataaagtagatacattaatttaaatctagCATAGGTGAGACTccagaaaaagaaataagctacAGATTAAGAAAGATTTTAACGGGCGCTTCAAAATGGCGCAATTCCACTACGGAGAAATTTTGTAAAGATAgtcaaattaaagaaagttaataACACTCAAATActgaaattgcaatttaaaatacttacctATCATCGTCAGATGAACTTTTAGATGTGTTAGTTCCATTTGTTCCGTTCATTTCTTGCATTTGAGCACTTGTGTCACCACCCTCTTCCATAGCTTCAGTGTAGTTCTGTTCGCTGTATTCTGAATATTGCTGATCATCAGCAAAATTTCCGTCGGTATATTGTTGACTATCGGAAGCCATAATTAAAGtagtgaaaagtttaaaattatactagTGCAAAACGactttatgcaaatttttcaattgctaGATGACTATGACTGACTGACCTCTACAGACGTAAGAGTACCGATGCAGATAGAAATGCGAAAGGGTGTATCTTGAGGAAGGTGATTGGCCCAATTACCGGCACAATCGATGCCAAACCATTAGGTCAAAAGGCTAGGCTTCAAataattctacaaaatatttgcGATGGcaacaagaaataaatacttgaatTCTAGAATATTCTTGATATCAAAAGGTgaagaatattcttttatttcacaaaaatattaggTAACATTTTCACCACATGCATTGTCAAGGAAATTTGAGAAGCTCattggtgaaatatattttcccaCAAAAACCGACCAATCAGGTGTCCTTTCTTCTCTTCGGTATTCGGAGCTGCGTCAACTGCAATTGATTAAATAGCCCATTCAGGTAAGTGCCCCAGACGCCTGTGAGAATATTTAGAAACTACTTGCAGAAGTCAGAGTTAGCGCTCACGCGTGTACGAATCGCATTACCGTGTGAACGAATGTGCGATTCGCGTGCAGTGTGAGGGATCATTAGCTCCGCATTCGAAAAAATTGCATACGCGAATTAACCGAAAGCGGTTGCCTCACCTACATTCACCATTGAGGAATTATAAGAAACCTGATTAGTGAAAACTCAACACTTTAATCAGCTAGAGTAAGGACCGAGCGTGCGCGGTATCGGTTCTCGTTAAtctgttttaccgtaaaatgctcgacttcgcgatCTACATCGTGCTACCATTACAAGGGACCCATCTCCTCTataaaggatcaaaat
Encoded here:
- the LOC139426085 gene encoding protein suex-1-like — encoded protein: MGSWFCWWPWSCPIPPAPQGWNAPGAYGSGGYGQQSGGYGYNQGYGGGYGNYGGGYDYGYGSGYGGGYGNYDYSGYYNQQGSGGYGTTGGYGQQPSTYGKTPRRGAAVGGAAAANAYHPYSR
- the LOC107447211 gene encoding RNA-binding protein squid, coding for MASDSQQYTDGNFADDQQYSEYSEQNYTEAMEEGGDTSAQMQEMNGTNGTNTSKSSSDDDRKLFVGGISWDTDQKDLKEYFCKFGDVTDVTIKTDPATGKSRGFAFITFALDETVDNVLKNVPHNIKGKQIDPKRAKARPGIKKIFVGGLDIDYPESDIRAYFEKYGKVENIELPFDKVKNQRRQFCFVTFETEDACEQSCKQSKQKIGNKECDVKKATNKPDPRLGGGRGGP